The genomic interval CCCATGTGCAGACCGTGCAAGGCGTGGCAGTGGCCTGGGAGACGGAGTCCGGCTTCGAACCGGTCAGCAGGAAGCCCCGCATCCATGAAGCCCAGTTCATCAAGAGGCAGCGACGGAAAGGCTCCTCCTTTGACATGGCTTCCAACACCGACCTGTGCTGGGACTTGGAAGCTTGTAAGAACAACTGCGGCCCAGAGCCGGATGACGGTGAACTGCTGGAGTGCTGCCTGCAGGAGCTGCGGCCCCCCCCAGACTGGCTGGTCACCACCAACTACGGGCTGCGCTGCGTGGCCTGCTGCAGGGTCTTCCCCTCGCTGGATGCACTGCTGGAGCATGCCCAGCATGGCATCCAGGAGGGCTTCAGCTGCCAGATCTTCTTTGAGGAGATGCTGGAGAGAAGGGCTCGAGGCCAAGTACAGGATCAACAGCcagaggaggaggatgaggatgaggatgaggatgaagaggaagaggaggaggaagaggaagagcagaaggaagATGAGCAGAGCCCTTCTGAAAACAGCGAAAGTTCCCAGGCCCACAGCAAGGTgcttcagcagcagcagcaggagcagtgAGCCGCAGGGGACGGCCTAGCCCTGCCCAGATCTCCAGCACCTCGGGCTTCTCCTTCCCCAGCTGGCAGGAGCAGAGGCTCAAGGGCAGGGAGAGAGCACCAGGGTCGTGGGGGTGAAAGCAAGTGGAGTGGAAAGCACTGGGGGCCGGGAGACTGGACgggaaggagtcttccccaagGGCACAGCATTTCGACCAGAGTCCATTTCAAAACCCAAATCTAAAAAAGAGGGCTTCGAGTGTTTCTGATGGTGGGCACAAAATCTGCAATCTGCAAACGTGTGGCcagagaaatttctatttttgCTGGTGGACCACGCATGTCCACACCTGCTAGATAAGTAGACATGACTCACAGGAGAGCCAACTGCAAATGAAGCTttggccctattttttttttcattgttaggaATCCGTCACATGCCCTAGTTCTATGTCTTATGTTATTGGGATTAAACTTGAATAGATCAAAAGTGAAGGCAGTGAGTCACTGAGTGAACCATGTTGTCAGGTTGGGCACATATGAAGTTGCCATTTCTGTAGGGTGCAAGCTAGCAGAGATACCTGGAGACAGGCAGCTTCTTAGGGTAAAGATGGGCAGGATGTCCTTCTGACCTATGAGAAGGACAAACGTTTGTGTATGTCAACTACGTTTTCCAATGTATAGTTTGCCATGAAATTCATCTTTACCCTCCCACCTGTCTCCTGCATGGGGctacatttattcaagaaaaccaTTTCCATGGTCCATTGTGAGTTAGGTATGCTGATGAGTAGATACCCCAATCTTTGTACTTCTAGAGAGAGGCAGTTAGAGTGGACAAATGCAAGGCAAGGAGGTGAATCCCACCAAAGGGATTTGGGGAACCTGGAGGAGGGGCCTCAAACTCAAGTTGTTTGATCAGAAGGAAAATCTTTCCAAAGCATGCGATGCCTCACAGGGGCTTTGAGGACAAGCGTAGAATA from Nycticebus coucang isolate mNycCou1 chromosome 3, mNycCou1.pri, whole genome shotgun sequence carries:
- the FAM170B gene encoding protein FAM170B, whose amino-acid sequence is MKRFLTDHRGEQPSTMGTALSLNSPESTEESWTGAIKKEESPPGSGPAIPCEEDIYLAARAQGILGWSSSPSSETSSEYQSYSQCQSCCSCTCEDENASPQSVCAFYTHVQTVQGVAVAWETESGFEPVSRKPRIHEAQFIKRQRRKGSSFDMASNTDLCWDLEACKNNCGPEPDDGELLECCLQELRPPPDWLVTTNYGLRCVACCRVFPSLDALLEHAQHGIQEGFSCQIFFEEMLERRARGQEEEEQKEDEQSPSENSESSQAHSKVLQQQQQEQ